Proteins from a genomic interval of Paenibacillus sp. FSL H8-0048:
- a CDS encoding NAD(P)-dependent malic enzyme codes for MELLEEIMLLHKGGKLETTLKHPILCKDDLSKVYTPGVAKVCQAIADDQSQAYELTTKKNTVAVVSDGTAVLGLGDIGPKAAMPVMEGKAALFKQFADVDAVPICLDTKNTEEIIAIVKALAPTFGGINLEDISSPRCFEIEARLRAELDIPVFHDDQHGTAIVVTAGLLNALKVCGKDIKDVKIVVNGIGAAGISVSKMLLHAGAVNLIGVDREGAINRLADYERSHWSDFAQITNPYLEIGSLSDVIKGADVFIGVSAPDVLKLEDVLNMAADPIVFAMANPMPEIDPAIAAPHVRVMATGRSDYPNQINNVLCFPGIFRGALDCEATDINEDMKLAAAEAISSVIDPSELHEKYIIPDAFDPRVVERIRMAVAEAAAKSGVARKNLLVGIN; via the coding sequence ATGGAACTATTAGAAGAAATTATGCTGCTACATAAAGGCGGTAAGCTTGAAACTACCCTGAAGCATCCGATTCTGTGCAAAGACGACCTGTCCAAAGTCTATACGCCGGGTGTGGCGAAGGTCTGTCAGGCGATTGCCGACGATCAGTCCCAGGCTTACGAGCTAACCACGAAGAAGAATACCGTAGCTGTCGTATCCGATGGCACAGCTGTACTGGGGCTTGGCGATATCGGGCCGAAGGCGGCCATGCCGGTTATGGAAGGTAAGGCAGCGCTGTTCAAGCAGTTCGCGGACGTAGACGCCGTGCCGATCTGCCTGGACACCAAGAATACCGAAGAGATTATTGCGATTGTAAAAGCACTTGCCCCGACGTTCGGCGGCATTAACCTGGAGGACATTTCCTCTCCGCGCTGCTTCGAGATTGAAGCCAGACTAAGAGCGGAGCTGGACATTCCGGTATTCCATGATGATCAGCATGGTACGGCAATTGTCGTAACTGCCGGATTGCTGAACGCACTCAAGGTATGCGGCAAGGATATCAAGGATGTCAAAATCGTAGTCAACGGCATCGGTGCAGCAGGCATCTCCGTCTCCAAAATGCTGCTGCATGCCGGAGCGGTGAACCTGATCGGCGTGGACCGGGAGGGCGCGATTAACCGGCTGGCGGATTATGAGCGCAGCCATTGGAGCGATTTTGCCCAGATTACGAACCCTTATCTGGAAATCGGAAGTCTGTCCGATGTGATCAAAGGCGCGGATGTCTTCATCGGAGTCTCTGCACCGGATGTGCTGAAGCTGGAAGATGTGCTGAACATGGCCGCAGACCCGATTGTGTTCGCCATGGCGAACCCGATGCCGGAGATTGATCCTGCGATTGCCGCGCCGCATGTAAGAGTTATGGCGACCGGCCGTTCCGACTATCCGAACCAGATTAACAATGTGCTGTGCTTCCCTGGGATATTCAGAGGGGCGCTGGATTGTGAAGCTACGGATATTAATGAAGACATGAAGCTGGCGGCTGCAGAGGCGATCTCCTCCGTCATTGACCCGTCTGAGCTGCATGAGAAATATATCATCCCGGATGCCTTCGACCCGCGTGTAGTAGAGAGAATCCGCATGGCTGTAGCTGAAGCGGCAGCTAAGAGCGGTGTAGCCCGCAAGAACCTGCTGGTCGGCATTAACTGA
- a CDS encoding suppressor of fused domain protein, producing MSEQEVEAIGWDAIEEQMTGLYGQQEPKHYAAMLPYSLGGNDPLNGISAYAAEQPYPHWHFVTFGFSELYEKESEDLEYSGYGFELTFRLARSSSEQEPPAWAINLLQNMARYVFSSGNIFASGHHLDANGPICLGADTRLTALAFTDDPELPAVDTPNGRVEFLQMVGITADELEAMMSWNTNAFLEASQEVLPLYITELARDSLLRLSTIQEAVRQGTRRDGSQTGILYVDELDYEPGTSRLFGTAPAVLTIGARQAPTIAKLLRGRLLKGKPLTLTSKKLQVMLERRPDNDSVVNEEFVSLGLTEEAVLELEEKLQPKEGELRLSAAKALKVQIRKTYIKDQEGNVVQTIG from the coding sequence ATGAGTGAGCAAGAAGTGGAAGCCATCGGCTGGGATGCGATAGAGGAACAGATGACAGGGCTATACGGACAACAGGAACCGAAGCATTATGCTGCAATGCTGCCCTATAGTCTGGGGGGCAATGACCCGCTGAACGGAATCAGCGCCTATGCAGCGGAGCAGCCATACCCGCATTGGCATTTCGTAACCTTCGGCTTCTCCGAGCTGTATGAGAAGGAGTCTGAAGACCTTGAATACAGCGGCTACGGCTTCGAGCTGACCTTCCGTCTGGCGCGTAGCAGCAGCGAGCAGGAGCCTCCAGCCTGGGCGATCAATCTGCTGCAGAACATGGCCAGATATGTATTCTCCAGCGGCAATATCTTTGCTTCCGGCCATCATCTGGATGCCAATGGCCCGATATGCCTCGGGGCTGATACCCGGCTGACGGCGCTGGCGTTCACTGATGACCCGGAGCTTCCGGCTGTGGATACGCCGAACGGCCGTGTGGAATTCCTGCAGATGGTAGGAATCACAGCGGACGAGCTGGAAGCGATGATGTCCTGGAATACCAATGCCTTCCTGGAGGCCAGTCAGGAGGTGCTCCCTCTCTATATCACCGAGCTTGCCCGGGATTCGCTGCTTCGGCTCTCTACCATCCAGGAAGCGGTGCGTCAGGGCACCCGGCGTGACGGATCACAGACGGGCATTCTGTATGTAGATGAACTGGATTATGAGCCCGGCACAAGCCGTCTGTTCGGCACAGCACCTGCTGTCCTGACCATAGGCGCAAGGCAGGCACCGACTATAGCCAAGCTGCTGCGCGGCCGTCTGCTGAAGGGGAAGCCGCTGACCCTGACCAGCAAGAAGCTGCAGGTGATGCTGGAGCGCAGACCCGATAACGATAGTGTGGTCAACGAGGAGTTTGTGAGCCTCGGCTTGACGGAAGAGGCGGTCCTGGAGCTGGAGGAGAAGCTTCAGCCCAAGGAAGGGGAGCTCCGGCTGTCTGCCGCCAAAGCATTGAAGGTGCAGATCCGCAAGACCTACATCAAAGACCAGGAAGGGAATGTGGTCCAAACTATCGGATAA
- a CDS encoding AI-2E family transporter — MAKLNLFIRVCIAVLLVLGIIYVSSLVDFIFTPIISLFKVVMVPLMLAVFFYYLLRPLIDFLSSRKMKRTLAILLVYLVIAMLLLGFTVGVWPSLQSQLLNLVNNMPGVLRAVGEQLSKLENTELLSGLLPENMNLSSQLIGYLNTGFSLATGYVTGLFSFVSNFAIVLFTFPILLFYMLKEGGKFGDKVVSFFPKRYHEEGAGVVAEIDNVMGSFIVGRVLVNLALGVLMYIGFLIIGLPYALLLTLVAVLMNFIPFIGAILSTVPIFIIGLIESPSTAIWSIVVVLVAQQIQDNLVAPYIFGKSMDIHPLTTIILVLAGGDFGGIIGILVIIPVYMMLKIIIIKLYQLFLRKRWDEEPEPAAPMGPLEQVPGGTVSSAEAGE, encoded by the coding sequence ATGGCCAAATTGAATTTGTTTATCCGCGTGTGTATTGCCGTGCTGCTGGTGCTGGGCATTATCTATGTCAGCTCACTGGTAGACTTTATTTTTACCCCCATTATCTCGTTGTTCAAGGTTGTGATGGTGCCGTTAATGCTCGCCGTCTTCTTCTATTATCTGCTTCGGCCCCTGATTGACTTCCTGTCCTCCCGCAAAATGAAGCGGACGCTGGCGATCCTGCTGGTCTATCTGGTGATTGCTATGCTGTTACTGGGCTTCACGGTAGGGGTCTGGCCTTCGCTGCAAAGTCAGCTGCTGAACCTGGTCAACAATATGCCGGGTGTGCTGAGGGCAGTAGGGGAGCAGCTGAGCAAGCTGGAGAACACTGAATTGCTGTCGGGACTGCTTCCTGAGAATATGAACCTGTCCAGCCAATTGATAGGCTATTTGAATACAGGCTTCTCACTGGCAACGGGCTATGTGACCGGGCTGTTCTCCTTTGTCTCTAATTTTGCGATTGTGCTGTTCACCTTTCCGATCCTGCTGTTCTACATGCTGAAGGAGGGCGGGAAGTTCGGCGATAAGGTCGTAAGCTTCTTCCCCAAACGTTATCATGAGGAAGGCGCAGGGGTGGTTGCCGAGATTGACAACGTGATGGGGAGCTTCATCGTCGGCAGAGTGCTGGTCAATCTGGCGCTGGGCGTGCTCATGTACATCGGGTTCCTGATTATCGGCCTGCCGTATGCGCTGCTGCTGACGCTGGTGGCGGTGCTGATGAACTTCATCCCGTTTATCGGAGCGATTCTGTCTACTGTGCCGATCTTCATCATCGGTCTGATCGAGTCCCCGTCTACGGCAATCTGGTCGATTGTGGTCGTGCTCGTTGCACAGCAGATCCAAGACAACCTGGTGGCCCCTTATATCTTCGGCAAAAGCATGGATATCCACCCGCTTACCACCATCATTCTCGTCCTGGCAGGCGGCGATTTCGGCGGAATCATCGGTATCCTGGTTATTATTCCGGTCTATATGATGCTCAAAATCATCATCATCAAGCTCTACCAGCTGTTCCTCCGCAAGCGCTGGGACGAGGAGCCGGAGCCGGCAGCGCCTATGGGACCGTTGGAGCAGGTGCCCGGGGGGACGGTGTCTTCTGCGGAAGCGGGGGAGTAG
- a CDS encoding amino acid ABC transporter ATP-binding protein: MSSMIEVRQLKKDFGSLSVLNQISFDVKPGEVVAVIGPSGSGKSTMLRSLVHLEEVTGGSISICGKTLVENGRYASTASIRDITSSMGMVFQHFNLFPHLSVRDNLELAPRTLKRERVQQITAKSRELLAKVGLSDKADVYPSTLSGGQKQRVAIARAMMLSPDILLFDEPTSALDPELTGEVLRVIRQLAEENMTMMIVTHEMSFARDVADRVFFMDNGDIAESGTPEEIFGSPKLERTRAFLMRE, translated from the coding sequence ATGAGTAGCATGATTGAAGTACGGCAATTGAAGAAGGACTTCGGCAGCCTCAGTGTGCTGAACCAGATAAGCTTTGACGTGAAGCCCGGCGAAGTCGTTGCGGTGATCGGGCCCTCGGGCTCCGGTAAAAGCACCATGCTGCGCAGTCTTGTGCATCTGGAGGAGGTCACCGGCGGCAGCATCTCGATCTGCGGCAAAACGCTCGTTGAGAACGGGCGCTACGCCAGTACGGCGTCGATCAGAGACATCACCTCAAGCATGGGGATGGTGTTCCAGCATTTCAATCTGTTTCCGCATCTCAGTGTGCGGGACAACCTGGAGCTTGCCCCGCGCACGCTGAAGCGGGAGCGTGTGCAGCAGATCACGGCCAAGAGCCGGGAGCTGCTCGCCAAGGTTGGCCTCTCTGACAAAGCAGACGTCTACCCCTCCACGCTGTCAGGCGGGCAGAAGCAGCGGGTTGCTATTGCCCGGGCAATGATGCTCAGCCCGGACATTCTCCTGTTCGATGAGCCGACCTCGGCGCTTGATCCTGAATTGACCGGCGAGGTGCTGCGCGTCATCCGCCAGCTGGCCGAGGAGAACATGACGATGATGATCGTTACCCATGAGATGAGCTTCGCCCGCGATGTCGCGGACCGCGTCTTCTTTATGGACAACGGGGACATTGCCGAATCCGGCACGCCGGAGGAAATCTTCGGCAGTCCGAAGCTGGAGCGGACGCGGGCGTTTTTGATGCGGGAATAG
- a CDS encoding amino acid ABC transporter permease, whose product MDIDYIIRISGPMLEGARTTVLLFLIVIVLSIPLGMVVTLMAKSTLKPLAWIAHAYIYVMRGTPLLLQLFFFCFGLPQIPVIGEYLVMDRFVAASLGFILNYGAYFAEIFRGGLLSIDKGQHEAAKVLGLSRWQTLRKVILAQMFRVALPAVANESITLVKDTALLYAVAVPELLNFAKTAVNRDFTVTPFVVAGVIYLLMTLVLTLFFKLLEKRFKFE is encoded by the coding sequence ATGGATATCGATTATATTATTAGAATTTCCGGACCGATGCTGGAAGGCGCCCGGACTACGGTGCTGCTGTTCCTGATCGTAATCGTGCTGTCCATTCCGCTCGGGATGGTGGTTACGCTGATGGCCAAAAGCACGTTAAAGCCGCTGGCCTGGATCGCACATGCTTATATTTACGTCATGCGCGGAACGCCGCTCTTGCTGCAATTGTTCTTCTTCTGCTTTGGCCTGCCGCAGATTCCCGTGATCGGGGAATATCTGGTCATGGACCGTTTTGTAGCGGCCAGCCTGGGCTTTATCCTGAATTACGGCGCTTATTTCGCCGAGATTTTCCGGGGCGGGCTGCTCTCGATCGATAAAGGCCAGCATGAGGCGGCCAAGGTTCTGGGGCTTAGCCGGTGGCAGACACTGCGCAAGGTCATTCTTGCTCAGATGTTCCGCGTGGCACTGCCTGCGGTTGCCAATGAGTCCATTACGCTGGTCAAGGATACCGCTCTGCTGTATGCCGTAGCGGTGCCGGAGCTGCTGAATTTCGCCAAGACGGCGGTGAACCGTGATTTCACGGTCACGCCTTTTGTCGTAGCGGGCGTCATTTATCTGCTGATGACCCTGGTGCTGACCTTGTTCTTCAAGCTGCTGGAGAAACGTTTCAAATTTGAGTAG
- a CDS encoding amino acid ABC transporter substrate-binding protein: protein MKRQGIWVLLVIMALAVVTGCSSSGGKDGKLVIGIDDKFAPMGFRDDNNEIVGFDIDYAKAAAAKMGREVTFQPIDWSAKESELNSGRIDMIWNGYTITDERKDKVLFTKPYLENSQVVVVLADSALAKLQDLAGKEIGLQSLSSAADALDANPIKAELGGVSEFTDNVLALTDLKSGRLDGVVIDEVVARYYIAKEPDTYKLMEESLAPEQYGIGIKKGNEALLDELQKALDELGSDGTAAGISTKWFGENKVLN, encoded by the coding sequence ATGAAGAGACAGGGAATATGGGTTCTACTTGTAATTATGGCGCTTGCAGTGGTCACTGGCTGCTCCAGTTCAGGCGGTAAGGACGGGAAGCTGGTGATCGGCATCGACGATAAGTTCGCCCCGATGGGCTTCCGGGATGATAACAATGAGATTGTAGGCTTTGATATCGATTATGCGAAGGCGGCTGCCGCGAAGATGGGCCGGGAGGTTACCTTCCAGCCGATTGACTGGTCCGCCAAGGAGTCTGAGCTGAACAGCGGACGGATCGATATGATCTGGAACGGATACACCATCACGGATGAGCGCAAGGACAAGGTGTTATTCACGAAGCCTTATCTGGAGAACAGTCAGGTGGTCGTTGTGCTGGCGGATTCAGCACTTGCGAAGCTTCAGGATCTGGCCGGTAAGGAAATCGGACTTCAGAGCCTCTCCTCTGCCGCCGATGCCCTGGATGCGAATCCGATCAAGGCCGAGCTTGGCGGCGTGTCTGAATTCACCGACAATGTACTGGCACTGACCGACCTGAAGTCGGGCCGTCTGGACGGGGTGGTCATCGATGAGGTGGTTGCCAGATATTACATAGCCAAGGAGCCGGATACGTACAAGCTGATGGAAGAATCGCTGGCCCCTGAGCAATATGGCATTGGTATCAAGAAGGGTAATGAAGCTCTGCTCGATGAGCTGCAGAAGGCGCTGGATGAACTGGGCAGTGACGGAACAGCCGCCGGGATTTCCACCAAGTGGTTCGGAGAGAATAAGGTATTGAACTAG
- a CDS encoding pectate lyase, translating to MFLKKVVGLLLSVALLSSFYVASPPEVSAATPIVVNSTIVVPAGQTYDGSGQTFVANPSTLGDGSQAENQKPIFRLEKNATLKNVIIGAPGADGVHCYGNATISNVTWQDVGEDALTLKASGTVNITGGGAYKAYDKVFQINAAGTINIKNFKANDIGKLARQNGGTSFTVNFTLDNSDISNVKDSIFRTDSSSSAAKITNTRYRSVPALFKGFASGKTSQSGNTQY from the coding sequence ATGTTTTTGAAAAAGGTAGTTGGCTTGCTCCTGTCGGTTGCACTGTTGTCTTCGTTCTATGTTGCCAGTCCCCCCGAGGTATCTGCCGCAACGCCCATTGTGGTGAACTCGACGATTGTCGTACCGGCCGGACAGACGTATGACGGCAGCGGCCAGACATTTGTCGCCAATCCGAGTACGCTTGGAGACGGCAGTCAGGCAGAGAACCAGAAGCCTATCTTCCGGCTGGAGAAGAATGCCACACTCAAAAATGTAATTATCGGCGCTCCCGGCGCAGACGGGGTGCACTGTTACGGTAACGCTACCATCTCCAATGTAACCTGGCAGGATGTCGGCGAGGATGCCCTGACCCTGAAGGCCTCCGGCACCGTCAATATTACAGGCGGAGGTGCGTACAAAGCCTACGATAAAGTATTCCAGATCAACGCCGCAGGCACGATCAACATCAAGAATTTCAAAGCGAATGACATCGGTAAGCTGGCCCGCCAGAACGGCGGAACTTCGTTCACGGTGAACTTCACTCTGGATAACTCTGATATCTCGAACGTCAAGGATTCCATCTTCCGCACAGACAGCAGCAGCAGCGCCGCCAAAATCACCAATACCCGCTACCGCAGTGTGCCTGCCTTATTCAAGGGCTTTGCCTCAGGCAAGACCAGTCAATCGGGCAACACGCAATATTAA
- a CDS encoding GDSL-type esterase/lipase family protein: MTEEELDAMWEEQMQQEKEEKVKKYSILNTLALQGQTVLAGSSLMEFFPVNELQQTLEKRTVIYNRGIAGYVTRELLEALEVCVLELAPSRLFINIGTNDISSADGEYELGKLLANYNEILTRIGERLPECKVYVMAYYPVNAKAEFPGMDEELRANYFRTRTNAALLEANRAVEELAVKHGYEFINVNEGLMDAEGNLKEEYTMDGVHMYANGYAVVLNNLKGYL; the protein is encoded by the coding sequence ATGACTGAGGAAGAGCTTGACGCAATGTGGGAGGAGCAAATGCAACAGGAGAAAGAAGAGAAGGTGAAGAAGTACAGCATTCTGAACACCTTGGCGCTGCAAGGGCAGACCGTATTGGCGGGCTCTTCGCTGATGGAGTTTTTTCCGGTGAATGAACTGCAGCAGACGCTGGAGAAGCGGACGGTCATCTATAACCGCGGAATTGCGGGCTATGTGACCCGGGAATTGCTTGAAGCGCTGGAGGTATGTGTGCTAGAGCTTGCGCCTTCGCGGCTGTTCATTAATATCGGCACGAACGACATCAGTTCAGCGGACGGGGAGTATGAGCTCGGGAAGCTGCTTGCGAATTACAATGAGATCTTGACCCGGATCGGGGAACGGCTGCCGGAGTGCAAGGTGTATGTCATGGCCTATTACCCGGTGAATGCCAAGGCTGAATTCCCCGGAATGGATGAGGAGCTGCGGGCGAACTACTTCAGAACGAGAACCAATGCGGCGCTGCTCGAAGCGAACCGGGCCGTGGAGGAGCTCGCGGTGAAGCACGGCTATGAGTTCATTAATGTGAATGAGGGACTGATGGACGCCGAAGGGAATCTGAAGGAAGAGTATACGATGGACGGCGTTCATATGTATGCTAACGGGTATGCGGTGGTGCTGAATAATCTTAAGGGGTATTTGTAA